ATCTCCCGACAAACGGTATGGCTATAGCCGCGGACGGCTCAGACGATCAGGTCCGCCTTGCGCCGGTAGGGGAACACGTCGATCACCTTGCCGGCACGGATCGCCTCCTGCAGCCCCTGCCAGTATTCGGCGGTGTAGAGATCGCCGTGCAGCTGGTTGAACAGGCGGCGCTGGCCGAGATCGGCGAACAGGAAGCGCGGGAACTCCTCGGGGAACACGTCGTTCGGCCCCACCGAGTACCAGGGCTCGCCGGACATCTCGTCCTCCGGGTAACGCGGCGGCGGGATGCGCCGGAAGTTCACCTCGGTCAGGTAACTAATCTCGTCGTAGTCGTAGAACACCACGCGGCCGTGACGGGTGACGCCGAAGTTCTTCAGCAGCATGTCGCCGGGGAAGATGTTGGCCGCCGCCAGCTGCTTGATGGCCAGGCCGTAGTCCTCCAGCGCCTCGCGCACCTGGGCCTCGTTGGCGTGCTCCAGGTAGATGTTCAGCGGGGTCATGCGCCGTTCGGTCCAGCAGTGGCGGATCAGCACGGTATCGCCGTTCTCGATCTGCACGGTGGACGGCGCCACCTCCAGCAGCTCGGCCAGGCACTCGGGGTCGAACTTGGCCAGCGGGAAGCGGAAGTCGGAGAACTCCTGGGTGTCGGCCATGCGCCCGACCCGGTCGACGCTTTTGACCAGGCGGTACTTCTCGATCACCGTGTTGCGGTCGACGTTCTTCGACGGCGAGAAGCGGTCCTTGATGATCTTGAACACGGTATTGAAGCCCGGCAGGGTGAACACGCTCATCACCATGCCGCGCACGCCGGGGGCCATGATGAACTTGTCGTCGGTGCCCGCCAGGTGGTTGATCAGCGCACGGTAGAACTCCGATTTGCCGTGCTTGTAGAAGCCGATCGAGGTGTACAGCTCGGCGATGTGCTTGCCCGGCAGGATGCGCTTGAGGAAGCCGATGAACTCCGCCGGGATCTCCACCCGCACCATGAAGTAGGAACGGGTGAAGGAGAAGATGATCGACACTTCCGCCTCGTCGGTGATCAGGGTGTCGATCTGCACGCCCTGCCCTTCGCGGTGCAGCAGCGGGAACACCAGCGGCCACTGTTCGTCGGGGGTGAAGATGCGCCCGACCAGGTAGGCGCCCTTGTTGCGGTACAGGGTCGAGGAGAACAGCTCGATGGTCAGCTCCTGGTCCTTGCACACCCAGTCCGGCAGGTTGGCGCGCAGCTGCTGCTCCAGCCTGGCCAGGTCGCGGTCGAGGTCCTCGAAGGGCACGCTGTAGCTGTAGTCGGTGAAGATCTGCCGCAGCGCCTGGTTGAGGTCGCCACGCGGATGGTAGCTGCGGGTCTGCGGCGTGCGCTCGTGGGGGCGCAGCGAGGGCCGGGTGGTGTGGATGAACATGCAACCGTCGCTGATCTGGTCATGGCTGAAC
This DNA window, taken from Pseudomonas alcaligenes, encodes the following:
- the aceK gene encoding bifunctional isocitrate dehydrogenase kinase/phosphatase, producing the protein MSQQRPAADIARMILDGFDDYRAHFREITNGARARFEQAQWQEAQRASAARINLYEEKVAEVSERLRQAFSDELLLDIDLWPLAKSAYIGLIDLRNDDELAETWYNSIFCGLFSHDQISDGCMFIHTTRPSLRPHERTPQTRSYHPRGDLNQALRQIFTDYSYSVPFEDLDRDLARLEQQLRANLPDWVCKDQELTIELFSSTLYRNKGAYLVGRIFTPDEQWPLVFPLLHREGQGVQIDTLITDEAEVSIIFSFTRSYFMVRVEIPAEFIGFLKRILPGKHIAELYTSIGFYKHGKSEFYRALINHLAGTDDKFIMAPGVRGMVMSVFTLPGFNTVFKIIKDRFSPSKNVDRNTVIEKYRLVKSVDRVGRMADTQEFSDFRFPLAKFDPECLAELLEVAPSTVQIENGDTVLIRHCWTERRMTPLNIYLEHANEAQVREALEDYGLAIKQLAAANIFPGDMLLKNFGVTRHGRVVFYDYDEISYLTEVNFRRIPPPRYPEDEMSGEPWYSVGPNDVFPEEFPRFLFADLGQRRLFNQLHGDLYTAEYWQGLQEAIRAGKVIDVFPYRRKADLIV